ggaaacccAGAAGGCTGCTTCTCTAGAGACCTTATTACAGAAGCATTCTGCTCCCTGGTTTGAAGGGCAAACTACCCTGCCTCAGCAAAGGCAGTCAGCATTGCCAAGTGGTAAGGGGGTTAGGACAGGCAGCCCAGCCTCCTGGAGGGAAAGCCACAGCAACCCCTGTGCCCTCCTCCTGGCCCACTGGGGGGGAAATGGGGTATCTGCCAAATAGCACTAAGTCAGTAGAGACAGGAAGGAACTCAAGGAAACAGGTAGGGGACATCCTGGACAGCACTGCTGTTAAGAGAGGCCTCTGCAGTTCCCGGGGCAAGACAGTTCATGAACCCAGCTGACATCCCCCTCTGGCAGAGCGAAGATGGCACCTACACGGGTTTCATCAAAGTGCACCTGAAACTTCGGCGGCCGGTGACAGTCCCTGCCGGAATCCGGCCCCAGTCCATCTATGACGCCATCAAGGAAGTGAACCTGGCAGCTACCACGGACAAGCGGACGTCCTTCTACCTGCCACTTGATGCCATCAAGCAGCTGCACATCAGCAGCACCACCACAGTCAGTGAAGTTATCCAGGGGCTGCTCAAGAAGTTCATGGTTATGGACAATCCCCAGAAGTTTGCCCTTTTTAAGCGGATACACAAGGACGGTCAAGGTAAGAGAGAGGCAGCTCCCAGCTGGGACTGGCCTTTCCCAACTCTTGCCTCAGCTCACTTGCTGAGTCCCTGCCAGACCTGCATTCTGGGCAGTTTCATGGGAGCCCAGGCCCGCTGACAAGACCCCCAAGATTCCATATGTGACTTCAGGGAAACCACACCCTGGGCACCCCTTCCTGATCTTTGGAGTGAGAGTAAATCCACCCCACCACTCCTAATCTATGGGGAGATGACGTGAATGGAAACAGGCTTCAAGCCAAGCTGTCACCAAAGATAGAAGATGACTAACCTCTTTGCCTTACTAGTCCCTttcagtctttattattatttttttttgccaccatagATATTGCTGCTGGGATTTGATGCAGCACTATTTCTCCcattggccattttccccatttttttttcttctatttgacaggacagagaggaattgagaggggagggaagatagggaaaaagacagacatctgcagacctgcttcaccacttgtgaagtgtgctCCCTGCAGGTCCCTCAGGTTCTTGAGCAGGTCTTTCccactcaaaccagggtccttgcatgtggtgatgtgtgcacttagccaggtgctgcCCAGCCCTCAagctccttttcagtcttacccCCTCCCTACTTCTGCATTTCCTGTGCTATCCCAGTGGACTGAGTCCATGTACTTCTTTTCTGAAATGAGGTCCCAACCCTCTCTTTTGATTTACAGTGCTTTTCCAGAAGCTCTCTGTGGCCGACTGTCCCCTTTACCTGCGCTTACTTGCAGGGCCTGACACTGATGTCCTCAGCTTTGTGTTAAAGGAGAATGAAACTGGAGAGGTGGAGGTAGGTGCCACAACTGTTGCTTTGGCTCCAAACTAGCCCTCAGGCACAGAAGTATATGCAGATGTGTTGCCCTCACTCTCAATTCCCTGTGTAAGTGGGGGTCCTGCAGTTAAGATGGTCAGGGCTCCCTGTTCCAGCAAGGGCTATAAGTTCCCTGGGGTAGCAAGCCAGGACCTGAGTGCACCTAGCCTGGCCTATGGAGAGAACAGATTTCATGTGATGGAGCTCTGAAACATTCCCagtgctcaagcccaggtgtcctTTATTCCAAGTAGCCTGAGGCCTAAGTGCTATCTTTGTGCTCCAATGAATGTAGATATTTTGAAGCCATTTGCCTCTCCCTGGTTCTTAAAAATTGACCAGAGCCCAGCATGTTGGTATGAAATGGGATGGAACTAGGCTTCTGGTCCCTGTGGCTGGCGACACTCAGGAAGGGGTGGCCAAGAACAAAGGAGCATCTCACAGTTTGCCAGCCTGCATTTAGGGAAGCTACCCTGGGGCGAGGGGTCCACTGGAGAACTTAGGGGATCATTGTAGTTTGGTTCAGTCCCTTTTCTCACTAGAGTCAGGcatctctgcttctgtctgttATACACTGGAGTGTGAAAGATACTGTTTGTAGAAAAAAAGTaccccttccaaaaaaaaaagtgtttaaacaGTGCAGACCTAGTAGAAAGTCATAGGTCTGGCTGTTCAGAGACCATGGTTCAAGTTCTTCTGACACAGCTCTGATTGTGGCTACACCACCTTCCCTCTATGGATTTCAGTTTGTTTCTGTGTCCCATGTGGGGATTAAAGCAGATATGATGTTTTCACATATAATCTTGATGTTTTCACATAAATCTTTCTTGCTCAAAATGCATAGGAGCACAAATCCCTAGACTCAACATGACCTCCACCCATGAGTTAGTCTAAGAGAAGTCAGACTTGCCTTTTGCCCTGAGAAGTAAAGACCCCTCTTCAGGTTCTGGCCAACAGGCTCTGCAGCACTTTGCACGTGACAAGTTGAGTCTGCATTGCCTGACAGCAAATGAGAAAACAGGCTGAGGAGAGTAGCTGATGTGCCCAGTGTCACATGGCTTGAGTAAAGCTCAAATGCACTTCATTTCTCCTTCATTTGCACCATGCTGGGAGCCAGGACTGAACTGCCCAAAGCAGGGGCCCAGAGCAGGTCAGCAGGGACCCTGTCCAATATCACCATTATAAGTTTGGCTGCTGTAGAGAAAATGTAAGGTTATTTATTCTCAAAACGAGCAAGTAAGTCTTATGGAATCAGAAACTCTTAGTCAGAAATTCCACTGCTGGTGTTACATGCGAAACCTATGCCTATGTACAAACTGAAGCTAGATATGGGCTCTCAGGTTATTATTCAGTTTGTAACTAGTCTCCTATTTCTCTCCCCTGCCTTCCTCTCACCTGATAGTGGGATGCCTTCTCCATCCCTGAGCTCCAGAACTTCCTAACAATCCTGGAAAAAGAGGAGCAAGACAAAATTCAACAAGTGCAGAAGAAGTATGACAAGTTTAGGAAGAAACTAGAAGAAGCCTTAAGAGAATCCCAGGGCAAGCCTGGCTAAccggtctttcttcctctccccatgcccatggatttatttttactattaattATTTTGCAACAGACACTTTTTCTCAGGACACCTCTGGTAGGTACATTTGTGCCCAGCCAGCCAGACTCTGGTGGCCACATGCTTGTGAGGGATTGTGCCCTTCTGCACACTGCCACGAAGCAGCAAGACCTTCAGTCATCCTCGTGCCATCTGCAAGCCTTTCACAAACCAAATAGTTGTCTCTCTCATTACCAAACTGGAACTGTTCACACtagctgaaaaaagagagagaaaaggtttcAGAGCTCTGTGTTCTTTTACTGGTTTTCATTCTTCAGTTCTCACTTTGCCACCACAGTACCTTTATTTATAAGTCAGAAGTTATAGTGTATTCCTCAGCAGGTCTGAACTAAGCCCTGAGAAGCAGAATAGTGCTCATAAAAAGGATTGCCCCTCTGTCTCAAGGTGCTCATTATTCATGCTTAAGAGAAGGTCATAAAGACAATGGCCACGATGCTCAGGTAAGGAGCACCAAAGCTGAAGTCAGCCCAGACATTTCCAGAAAAGCTGCAGCCTGCCCTGGCCTCATCACCCAAGAGTCTGTGCTTATGTAAACCCAAAGgcatctgcatctgcatctgtGTGGTACTAGGCAACTGTTTAAGTTACCAGATTAAATTTAATATTAACATCATTCTCATGTGTTCCCATCAAAGGGAAACCAGCCATTTATGTTAAATGACAAGCATGGAAATCAGATTGTCAGTGGGAGCCCAAAAGCACTGCTGAGAACTATGCCCAGGCTGTCTCCAGCTTCCCCCCACACACTGGAAAATAAGAGAGGGTCTGCCTGACTTGGTTTCCCCCTTGCCCTCCTGCACTGCCTCTCTTTTCCCACTGGGATTCCAGAATTCATCCCCAGATGCTGCCAGAGGAATTGCCTTGGTTACAGAGGGGCAATCTTCCACTCAGCCAACCCAGAGACTTTTCTATAAGAAGCACAGGCCATGATGCTATAGGCTCAGTGAGCACAGGCCATGATGCTATAGGCTCAGTGAGCTTTCAAGCCTGGCCTCTCCACTGACTTCAGTGCCTTTTTGTTTTCCGAGAAAGGAGTAGGGTGTGATTGCTTGAAGCCCTATTGCTGGCTTGCTATCAGGAAATGGACAGCAGCAGTGTGGGTGGGGGACAAGACCAGGAGAGCCCTCCATCACTGAGTTCCTAGGCTTTGACTTCAAGAAATGAATTCAAACAATATTGACAGGGAAGATCAGATTTCCCGCTCTACatttgtaatgtatgcactcaaccaggtgcaccaccacctggcccctcccactCTACATTTGTACTGCCTTCTTGGTTAGGTTCTTAAActtcaaagaataaaaaaatcatataacTCAAGTAGCCAGGCTGCAAAAACATTCCAGTGCAGAGGGACAAGGACTGGTTTTCCAATCCAGCCTCTGAGAAACCATTTCTTTGCTGTCCTTTGCCTTGCCAAGTTCCACTAGGGTTGCTTCAAGCCCAAGTTTCTTTGTGTATCCTCTGACGTTCCCTCGCTGACCTTTGCTAAGTCCCTACCACCTAAGGAGGTTCGATCCCACGTGAGCTACGTACTGTCCTTAGAGTTGCAAAAGCAAGATAAGCTAGCAGGTTTAGAAGGTTTTTTGAAACCACAAAAAGCTCTGGATATCTCATTTCATACTCAGCCttatcacttccatcagaaaaaaaaaaaaagtttctctcctCCTGCTGTATATTACAAGGAGTGGATAGAGAGTTCTTTTCCCTTCATGCTGCATGTCTTTAACATGAATAGAAGGTACAGCTCCTGCTGCAACTGCTGTGAATGCTGCTGAGAATCTCCTGCTGATGGGGatggctattttatttttgagaaagaaatcCATGTACAAATATACATAAAGGCATAGTGCTATATATAAAGAGGTGGGATGTTTATTTAATAAGAAAATTATGGGGAAATTCAGATTTTATCTAAATTAGTTAGACCCTAAAGCCACACAGAGGACTTGAGCCTCTGAAGTGTGTGTGGAaagtatctctcccctccccaaggTGGGTATGACTGATGGTAGTGCCTTCTATCATTGTGTTGTCCAGTGTGCCCATGTTCATTTTcaggatattttctttttaaatgtcttatATGGGTTTTTTTATGTAATAAAAACTTGTTGCAAAAATTACTCAGGCTAGAGATGTCTTCCTTAAATTTAGCTGTGAGGAAAATGGCATCTGGGAAAGAGGGTGGGAACAGAGTacagcacacacacacttcttgacAAAGGCAGACTTTGTTCTAGAAACAAATAGGAATGAGGTGACTGTTCAAACACATTTGAGGCACTTGTCCAAAGTCATGGGACTGCAGAGTGCTACCTAGTGACTGGCTGTTGTATATCTCCATGGAGCTGGAGAGGAAAGCAACTTATTGCAGGAGACAAAGAGGTAGaaaagagggagccaggcggtagcgcagcaggttaaacgcatatgacgcaaagcacaaggacctgtgtaaggatcccccaTGTAACAGTATATGAGggcacaggtttaagcccctgttctctgcctgcaggggaaagcttcatgactggtgaagcagtgctgcaggtatctctctctctcaccctatcttccccttccctctcagtttctttactttttttttttctttttcttttttgcctccaaggtggggctcggtgctggcactacaaatgcactgctcctaggggcctttttttttttttttccattttattgtataggacagagataggagggggagaaagatacgtgcagacctgctttatggcttgtgaagcatcccccattccaagggctctccacctgcagggagaagcttcaaaagcagtgaagcatgtctgcagatatctacctttctatctccccttccccttctcaatttctctctctcttatcaaatatcacaaaaaggtggggggaaggaaataatggccactgggagtggtggatttgtaacaccaaaccccagctatCATTTTGgtgccaataaaataaaattaaattaaaaaggggggaggggagaatccAAGATAGGAGTGTGTCTTTAAAGGTATATAATCATCTCACCTAGAGGAAAAGGGTTAGAAGACCAAATGGTCCTTTCACATTAACATCCATCAAAGTAGCATCTTAGTCATCATGGAAATAAATGGATTAAAAAGTATTGAACACACACAATACAATGGGTGTCCTCATGTTGCAGAGTTCCCAAGTGGTCATCCAGCTTCCTCCCTCTAGGAGAGGGTACAACAGACATTCTTAAAAATATCCAAAGCATGTCTCAAAAAAAGTGTATCTTTCGGCAAGTTTATCAAAACTTAGAAATGAACCAAAGCATCTGCTTTTCATGAAACTAGTGATAGGTAGCACTGAGAAGTTCATATAGCTTGTTGTCATATAGtacacagaaaaacagaatttgATTTTttcggacttccggaggcggagctatgagcagcagatcgctttctctcctctcctctcctctcccggatcaactaggaataccaaaggagaccacccgggaccgaaacaagacaggactagaatgaccacagaaacccagtaaatcacccgtgagtacaaacacgagtggctggtgacagagaggagagaggggcctaaggagagattaagtgactgctaacagttcgacagtttgtcagtggagacaccacctccagtctgctccaccaacaaggggacagctgaagggaggaaaggactccccagagactcaccaagtgcaactctgagtctccaatgctactaccctcagaatctggagcagcaacagggagggacaccagggtacagagatctaaccgggaaactcaggagaagacctataactcggtggcatagctgaggggctgtgaaagtctctttgcataaccactggattatctctgccacaccctgctttatctcttggtcaggagtcagtgattatgctaagaggctattgatagtttaaaagccctcaggctcccatagcctacaggggggaaaaaaaaaaaggcttttacaccactgaactccaactcagggattgaaaaaactgttaacttatataaaatggttaaaacaacaagaaaaaatattggagactcgaaccaggacaagagtccagctaaaagtcctccagagggtgaagcacaaaacaatgagttcaacatccaaacattagctaaggaaataataacaggagtgagtaaagaatttgaaaaaattgtaatcagaaatgcaggaacaacaaatgagaatatggaagaaaattctaataatctcatggttattagagagctgaaagctgaaatcgctgagctaagaaggcaactagctgaacaagctaaaacagtatcagagcagggcaacaaaatagatgaactccagaaagcagtagagggcagagagaatagaatcaatgaggctgaagacagaattagcaagattgaggatgaattagagacaactaaaaaagaggtaagagatgtcaaaaagagattaagagatgctgaaaacaacaacagagtcctatgggatgacttcaaaagaaacaatatacgcattattggcttaccagaggaagaaagagaagaggaggaagaaagcgttctccaggccataatagctgaaaatttctctagtctagacaacaccaaagacataaagattcaagaagcccagagggtcccaaacagaattaacccagacctaaagacaccaagacatgtcatacttagaatggaaaggaataaggataaagaaaggatcctcaaggctgcaagagaaaaacaaagagtcacctacaaaggaaaacccataagattagcagcagacttctccatacaaacattacaggccagaagagaatggcaagatatctatcgagtgctcaatgagaaaggctttcagccaagaatactatatcctgctagattgtcattcagactagatggaagcatcaaaaccttctcagacaagcaacagttgaaggaagcaaccatcaccaagcctgccctgaaagaagttctgaaaggtctcctataaacaaccagaccaccacaaataggacatatatcaaaacactctaaaactctacaaaaatggcgttaaaatatcttcaatctttgatatcaataaatgtcaatggcctgaattcacctattaaaagacacagagtaggaaaatggatcagaaaacacaacccaacaatatgttgtctacaggaaactcacctaactcaacaagacaaacacagacttaaagtgaaaggatggaaaactatcattcaagccaatggcccacaaaaaagggcaggaacagctattctcatatctgacatgatagactttaaaatacataagattaaaaaagataggaatggacaccacttaatgctcagaggatcagtcaatcaagaggacttaacaattattaatatctatgcacccaatgagaagccatctaaatacatccaacttctactgaaagagctacagcaatatattaacagtaacacaatcatagtaggggacttcaatactccactatctcaacttgacagatcatccaggcagaaaatcagtaaagacataagggagctaaatgaagagacagataaactagaactattggacattttcagagtcattcatcccaagaaactggaatacacattttactcaaatccacatgaatcattctcaaggatagaccatatgttaggccacaaagacagcatcagcctattcaagagcactgaaatcatcccaagcatcttctcagaccacagtggaattaaactaacacttaacaatcaacaaaagattagtaacagtgccaaaatgtggaagctcaacagtacacttcttaacaacttctgggtcaaagagga
The sequence above is a segment of the Erinaceus europaeus chromosome 19, mEriEur2.1, whole genome shotgun sequence genome. Coding sequences within it:
- the RASSF5 gene encoding ras association domain-containing protein 5 isoform X2, with protein sequence MTVDSSMSSGYCSLEEELEDCFFTAKTTFFKNAQSKRLAKNVCKTVEETQHLPTLQEIKQKIESYNSREKNCLGMKLSEDGTYTGFIKVHLKLRRPVTVPAGIRPQSIYDAIKEVNLAATTDKRTSFYLPLDAIKQLHISSTTTVSEVIQGLLKKFMVMDNPQKFALFKRIHKDGQVLFQKLSVADCPLYLRLLAGPDTDVLSFVLKENETGEVEWDAFSIPELQNFLTILEKEEQDKIQQVQKKYDKFRKKLEEALRESQGKPG